Proteins from one Xenorhabdus griffiniae genomic window:
- a CDS encoding SbcC/MukB-like Walker B domain-containing protein, whose protein sequence is MVIADQELESVKGEASQLQHQVILLQKIQQIDFHNIDVQGAMRRLAELKEKLENLTHPDSDASAAKLLMTQAQQVENELEKQLQKANKDSGRLEKSLETALATEQQAQRVAQQGISAEDRQLSALHFPIITIEQLSDIHELERQHMRKLQDEIEKLKEKLHDLNMELTRRMSEAKRVDTGALAEIGTVLEDIPAYLQRLQKLTEEALPEKLHRFLDYLNRSSDDGVTQLFSHIEHEVLMIEERLSELNATMFRVDFQPDRYLRLVTKKVNHESLRTFEKAQRQLNAARFVDDNGESHYKALQELVALLRDACERNRTLGAKTLLDPRFRLEFAVSVMNRHTGNVIESRTGSQGGSGGEKEIIASYVLTASLSYALCPKGSSHPLFGTIILDEAFSRSSHAVAGRIIAALKEFGLHAIFITPNKEMRLLRHHTRSAIVVHRRGQNSNMVSLSWEELEKHDQRRTH, encoded by the coding sequence ATGGTGATCGCAGATCAAGAACTAGAGTCGGTAAAAGGTGAGGCAAGCCAGCTCCAGCATCAGGTTATTTTACTCCAAAAAATTCAGCAAATTGACTTCCATAATATCGATGTTCAGGGCGCCATGAGACGGCTAGCTGAACTAAAGGAAAAACTGGAAAACTTAACCCACCCAGATTCTGATGCAAGTGCTGCCAAGTTACTGATGACCCAGGCACAACAAGTTGAAAATGAACTAGAAAAGCAGCTTCAGAAAGCCAATAAAGACTCCGGCAGACTGGAAAAAAGCCTCGAAACGGCTTTAGCTACAGAGCAACAGGCACAGCGGGTTGCACAACAAGGAATATCGGCGGAAGATCGGCAATTAAGCGCCCTACACTTCCCAATAATAACAATAGAACAACTGTCTGATATTCATGAGCTGGAACGCCAACATATGCGCAAACTCCAGGATGAAATCGAAAAGCTTAAAGAAAAACTGCACGACTTGAACATGGAACTGACTCGGCGCATGTCCGAAGCCAAACGCGTGGATACTGGGGCACTTGCTGAAATAGGCACAGTTCTGGAAGATATTCCAGCTTATTTGCAGCGCTTGCAGAAACTGACCGAAGAAGCCTTACCAGAAAAACTCCACCGTTTTTTGGACTATTTGAACCGCTCGTCCGATGATGGCGTAACACAATTGTTCAGCCATATTGAACATGAAGTGTTAATGATCGAAGAGCGTCTAAGCGAACTAAACGCCACAATGTTCAGGGTTGATTTTCAGCCAGACCGCTACCTACGGCTGGTAACAAAGAAAGTAAACCATGAAAGCCTACGCACGTTTGAAAAAGCTCAGCGTCAGTTAAATGCCGCACGGTTTGTTGATGATAACGGTGAAAGCCATTATAAAGCCTTACAAGAATTGGTTGCATTGCTTCGGGATGCCTGCGAGAGAAATCGAACTCTAGGTGCAAAAACGTTGCTGGATCCACGTTTTCGTCTGGAGTTCGCCGTGTCGGTGATGAACCGCCATACTGGTAATGTGATTGAATCACGCACTGGCTCACAAGGCGGTAGCGGCGGAGAAAAGGAGATTATTGCTTCCTACGTGCTTACCGCATCGCTCAGTTATGCACTTTGCCCCAAAGGTAGTAGCCATCCGCTTTTCGGCACTATTATTCTTGATGAAGCTTTTTCCCGTAGTTCTCATGCGGTTGCAGGCAGGATCATTGCCGCACTCAAAGAGTTTGGTCTGCACGCAATATTTATCACACCTAACAAGGAAATGCGGCTGTTGCGCCATCATACTCGCTCGGCTATCGTCGTCCATCGACGCGGCCAGAATTCAAATATGGTTTCCCTGAGTTGGGAAGAGCTTGAAAAACACGATCAACGGAGAACACACTAG
- a CDS encoding Wadjet anti-phage system protein JetD domain-containing protein translates to MNSPDEIAKKLSNQWYNSKLRAERLLPPGNWPLSIPIGKPTSREFTKNTQQVLEHVQAWRNVKIGRVEWELVSYRASNMPISMPLRWVLQKPSEWINATKDPVVSCEFRLLEEIIEHVNTVFHPLLIKNRSLWIYRNPQEVITAAKLANRLTPGYANGLPLRLLSGLGVDTKFIENNTSLLTRLLDERFMGEASKQGLTDFLNALDENNHWVLVIPLSPELLPFKKSKVTTAELAEIKLPAPRLLIIENEQCQHQLPTLPDTIAILGTGLDLQWLSNPALKEKSVAYWGDMDTWGLLMLARARKYHPTLSALLMHRELFDEHASHKAVPEPVKAQDTIPDGLLNEEADFYYYLANLQCGRLEQEFLPIDVVTSALMSWGTD, encoded by the coding sequence ATGAACTCCCCTGACGAAATCGCTAAGAAACTTTCCAACCAATGGTACAACTCAAAGCTCCGTGCTGAACGCCTACTCCCCCCAGGTAACTGGCCATTGAGTATCCCCATTGGTAAACCCACCTCAAGGGAATTTACTAAAAATACTCAACAAGTTTTGGAACATGTTCAGGCATGGAGGAATGTGAAGATCGGACGAGTCGAATGGGAGTTAGTGAGTTATCGGGCAAGTAATATGCCAATATCCATGCCATTGCGTTGGGTTTTACAGAAGCCTTCAGAATGGATTAATGCCACCAAGGATCCAGTGGTCAGCTGTGAGTTCAGATTACTTGAGGAAATTATCGAACATGTCAACACAGTTTTTCATCCACTATTGATCAAGAATCGTTCGCTTTGGATATATCGAAATCCTCAAGAGGTCATTACGGCAGCCAAGTTGGCCAACCGCTTAACACCGGGATACGCAAATGGACTACCATTGAGATTATTGTCAGGGCTAGGGGTGGATACAAAATTTATTGAAAATAATACATCATTACTAACCAGGCTCTTGGACGAACGTTTTATGGGAGAAGCCAGTAAACAAGGTTTAACAGATTTTCTGAATGCTCTTGATGAAAACAACCATTGGGTACTAGTAATACCGCTGTCACCAGAATTATTACCCTTTAAAAAAAGTAAAGTCACCACGGCAGAACTGGCTGAAATTAAACTGCCTGCTCCACGCTTGCTCATCATTGAAAATGAACAATGCCAGCATCAACTACCAACTTTACCTGACACTATCGCCATCTTAGGCACAGGACTTGATTTGCAATGGTTATCTAACCCTGCTCTGAAAGAAAAATCCGTTGCCTACTGGGGAGATATGGATACCTGGGGACTTTTGATGTTAGCAAGAGCCAGAAAATATCACCCAACTCTTTCTGCATTACTAATGCATCGAGAGTTGTTTGATGAACATGCCAGTCATAAGGCTGTTCCTGAGCCGGTAAAAGCACAAGACACCATTCCTGATGGTTTGCTGAACGAAGAAGCTGATTTTTATTACTATTTAGCTAATCTACAATGCGGACGCCTTGAACAAGAATTCCTCCCGATAGATGTAGTAACTTCGGCATTAATGAGCTGGGGAACGGATTAG
- a CDS encoding YopT-type cysteine protease domain-containing protein: protein MSLLDANEFGGNWVFRFNQTLHFPLNFSSTMQNGACSSLVMAWVKMHKSGKSHLFPGNIKFPSYIKIVENLKAKSMDSIKFLNENGLLYIHLSRYDENNIVKNLATINEGYEALAYEDHAIGLAVTFYGVDFFDPNFGCVHFPTRCHLREWFKERYWPNRDGIGAIARPCNDILVYSIV from the coding sequence ATGTCGTTATTAGATGCTAATGAATTTGGAGGAAATTGGGTATTTCGCTTCAATCAAACTCTGCATTTTCCCCTTAATTTCTCTTCAACTATGCAAAATGGAGCCTGTAGTAGTTTAGTAATGGCTTGGGTAAAGATGCACAAATCAGGAAAGTCTCACCTATTTCCAGGAAATATAAAATTTCCTAGTTACATAAAAATAGTTGAAAATCTTAAAGCTAAAAGTATGGATAGCATTAAATTTCTTAATGAAAATGGATTATTATATATACATTTAAGCCGTTATGATGAAAACAATATTGTAAAAAACTTGGCAACTATCAATGAAGGTTATGAAGCTTTGGCTTATGAAGATCATGCTATTGGGTTAGCAGTAACTTTCTATGGTGTCGACTTTTTTGATCCTAATTTTGGTTGCGTTCATTTCCCGACACGTTGTCATCTTAGAGAATGGTTTAAGGAAAGATATTGGCCTAACCGTGATGGAATAGGGGCGATTGCAAGGCCATGTAATGACATTCTTGTGTACTCAATTGTATAA
- a CDS encoding IS4 family transposase produces MTIIAIKHQLMQFFSDVSLQKIAFGCGFTQRIRNIEPRTLLLSLIAALSTGKITSIAQLHQKFNGLCPEAQQQVSYRPFYNQLRKPAFEEFVKIIVRFVMAQWVEKQVSIPKKLAQFQNVILQDGSSFNVHPALAEVFPSRFKTTSAAIECHMTMSLLSQTPTGMAVTADTASERAYLPAPATLRRQLLLADAGYPDFDYFEQLSHFGASFIVRGSKSLNSQIVAAHNGQGKPLRKLAGKTLKEVTRRTNRSEVLDLCCRRKGYEFRIIRRWFAEKKRFCIWLTNLPPEEFTANNIMDIYRCRWQVELLFKELKSHTNWQGFTPRKASLVTGLIWSSLLALLVRRTMARRLFPEVALLKAAQNTDTWLRPIIENLLQRAWSETDFLLEKARGYLFRNACKTQQRKSCKNKTLDACFERLNS; encoded by the coding sequence GTGACAATTATCGCTATAAAACACCAGTTAATGCAATTTTTTAGTGACGTTTCTTTGCAAAAGATAGCGTTTGGCTGTGGATTTACCCAACGCATTAGAAATATTGAACCCCGTACCTTGCTTCTTAGCCTGATTGCAGCGCTCAGCACAGGTAAAATCACCTCTATTGCCCAATTACATCAGAAGTTTAATGGCCTGTGCCCTGAGGCTCAGCAACAAGTCAGTTACCGACCGTTTTACAATCAGTTACGTAAACCGGCCTTTGAGGAATTTGTAAAAATTATCGTTAGGTTTGTCATGGCACAATGGGTTGAAAAACAAGTGTCGATACCTAAAAAATTAGCTCAATTTCAAAATGTTATTTTGCAGGATGGCAGTTCATTCAACGTGCATCCTGCTCTCGCGGAGGTTTTCCCCTCTCGATTCAAAACAACCTCTGCCGCCATTGAATGCCATATGACGATGTCGTTATTGAGCCAGACACCAACGGGCATGGCGGTGACGGCGGATACCGCGTCTGAACGGGCTTATTTGCCTGCGCCGGCAACATTACGGAGGCAACTCTTGCTTGCGGATGCAGGATATCCGGATTTTGATTATTTTGAACAACTCTCCCATTTTGGCGCTTCATTTATTGTCAGAGGAAGCAAATCTCTGAATTCTCAGATTGTCGCCGCGCATAATGGACAAGGGAAACCACTGCGAAAACTGGCCGGAAAAACCTTAAAAGAAGTCACCCGCAGAACTAACCGGTCAGAAGTCTTAGACCTATGTTGTAGGAGAAAAGGCTATGAATTCCGGATCATCCGTCGCTGGTTTGCAGAAAAGAAACGGTTCTGCATTTGGCTGACAAACTTACCGCCAGAGGAGTTTACCGCGAATAACATCATGGACATTTATCGTTGCCGCTGGCAGGTCGAATTGTTATTCAAGGAATTGAAATCACACACCAACTGGCAAGGATTTACCCCCCGAAAAGCGTCGTTAGTCACCGGGCTTATCTGGTCAAGTTTGCTCGCATTGCTGGTCAGGCGAACAATGGCAAGACGACTATTTCCAGAGGTGGCTTTGCTTAAAGCCGCCCAAAATACAGATACATGGTTACGGCCGATAATAGAAAATTTGCTCCAACGAGCCTGGTCGGAAACCGACTTTCTTCTCGAAAAGGCGAGAGGATATTTATTTCGGAATGCCTGTAAAACGCAACAAAGAAAATCATGCAAAAACAAGACATTGGATGCGTGTTTTGAAAGGCTTAATTCTTAA
- a CDS encoding DUF4297 domain-containing protein, with amino-acid sequence MDSEIEMDNPLASPQRESAGADSYDRFEYQYHWALCQAFSAYKDAKDFAVFMEYHEDVIIADSLDKEKVKFKFNQVKANSSGSYTISKLTKRDKGKKGEKPSLLGKLCSSVNKKGYLGKVTELNFVSTIGFNFSPKDGLKLRAIGLSDLNSGDLTSITNHLNKEVDEFASFPKGIIRFVYSDIPLQSYYEHTITRITDSVEVVFPKHLLKPKDIYRVLMDALRIRGKDTFDYEKWDEVLVKKALTYDDLHKVVTKGISGDNSEVDLEAAKYIIDDLTVSGLEKAKLLKEINTYSLRVLSPSLAMLEARKSIHEVIIKNRCELGGAIMYDLLERFSNEIPEKTKSLFDSERSLVAAIIYEVISSEI; translated from the coding sequence ATGGATAGCGAAATAGAAATGGATAACCCACTTGCATCACCTCAGAGAGAGTCCGCTGGCGCTGACTCCTATGACCGTTTTGAATATCAATATCATTGGGCTTTATGTCAGGCCTTTTCGGCATACAAAGATGCTAAAGACTTCGCTGTATTCATGGAATATCATGAAGATGTGATTATTGCTGATTCTCTCGATAAAGAAAAAGTTAAATTTAAGTTTAACCAAGTTAAAGCTAACTCTTCTGGTAGTTATACGATTAGTAAGCTTACTAAGAGAGATAAGGGGAAAAAGGGTGAGAAACCTTCTCTTTTAGGAAAATTATGCTCTTCCGTTAATAAGAAAGGTTATTTAGGGAAAGTGACTGAGTTAAATTTCGTGAGCACAATAGGTTTCAATTTTTCGCCTAAAGATGGATTAAAATTGAGAGCCATTGGGTTGTCTGATCTGAATTCCGGTGATTTAACTTCTATTACAAACCATCTAAATAAAGAGGTCGATGAGTTCGCTTCCTTTCCGAAGGGGATAATTAGGTTTGTTTATTCTGATATACCACTTCAGAGTTATTATGAGCATACGATAACAAGAATTACAGATAGTGTTGAAGTCGTATTTCCTAAACATCTTTTGAAACCAAAAGATATTTATAGGGTTTTAATGGATGCACTTAGAATTCGGGGCAAAGATACTTTTGATTATGAAAAATGGGATGAAGTGCTTGTTAAAAAGGCATTAACTTATGATGACCTGCATAAGGTAGTAACAAAAGGTATATCTGGAGATAATTCAGAAGTCGATCTTGAAGCCGCTAAATATATTATTGATGACTTAACTGTTAGTGGTTTAGAAAAAGCTAAGCTATTAAAAGAGATTAATACATACTCTTTGCGTGTTTTATCTCCTTCATTAGCTATGCTTGAAGCCCGAAAGAGCATCCATGAAGTCATTATTAAAAACCGTTGCGAGTTAGGTGGTGCTATAATGTACGATTTACTCGAAAGATTCAGCAATGAAATACCAGAGAAAACAAAATCTTTATTTGACTCGGAAAGATCATTGGTTGCAGCGATTATATACGAAGTTATATCGAGTGAAATATAA